A single region of the Brassica rapa cultivar Chiifu-401-42 chromosome A03, CAAS_Brap_v3.01, whole genome shotgun sequence genome encodes:
- the LOC103856103 gene encoding alpha-mannosidase 2, with protein MPFIGGNTRRSPPGSGGGSGWGQSLLPTTASSKSKLPINRKPRKRTALVNFLFTNFFLVALAVSLLFLLLTLFHFGVPKPISSRFLSSSSSSRSNRFAKPRKSITNRRHVNNSLSVAAVVDITTKDLYDRIEFKDVDGGPWKQGWQVTYKGDEWEKEKLKIFVVPHSHNDPGWKLTVEEYYQLQSRHILDTIVETLSKDSRRKFIWEEMSYLERWWRDASPGKQEALSSLVKNGQLEIVGGGWVMNDEANSHYFAIIEQIAEGNMWLNDTIGVIPKNSWAIDPFGYSSTMAYLLRRMGFENMLIQRTHYELKKELALNKNLEYIWRQSWDTMETTDIFVHMMPFYSYDIPHTCGPEPAICCQFDFARKRGFKYELCPWGKHPVETTQDNVQERASKLLDQYRKKSTLYRTNTLLIPLGDDFRYISMDEAEAQFRNYQMLFDHINSDPSLNTEAKFGTLDDYFRTLRQEADRVNYSRPGEVGSGQVVGFPSLSGDFFTYADRQQDYWSGYYVSRPFFKAVDRVLEHTLRGAEIMMSFLLGYCHRVQCEKFPTSFAYKLTAARRNLALFQHHDGVTGTAKDHVVQDYGSRMHTSLQDLQIFMSKAIEVLLGIRQGKDKSDQSPSFFEAEQVRSKYDAQPVHKPIAAREGNVHAVILFNPSEQTREEVVNVVVNRAEISVLDSNWTCVPSQISPEVQHDKTKLFTGRHRLYWKASIPALGLRTYYIANGNVECEKATQSKLKYASEFDPFPCPPPYSCSKLDSDVTEIRNEHQTLVFDVKNGLLQKIVHSNGPETVVREEIGMYYSPDSGAYLFKPKGEAQPIVKSGGHLVISEGLLAQEVFSYPKTRWEKSPISHSTRVYTGGNTLQDLVVEMEYHVELLGEDFNDQELIVRYKTDIDNKKVFYSDLNGFQMSRRETYDKIPLQGNYYPMPSLAFIQGSSGQRFSVHSRQSLGVASLADGWLEIMLDRRLVRDDGRGLGQGVMDNRAMTVVFNLLVDFNISQADSVSNPSLLSHLVGAHLNYPINTFIAKKPQDISVRVPQYGSFAPLAKPLPCDLHVVNFKVPRPSKYSLPLEDDNPRFAIILNRRAYDKANCHKGRRANCTSVADEPVNFSDMFKDLAATKVKPTSLNLLQEDMESLGYDDQEPPRDGSQGRVSISPMEIQAYKLELRPHK; from the exons ATGCCCTTCATCGGCGGCAACACCCGCCGTAGTCCCCCCGGCAGCGGAGGCGGAAGCGGCTGGGGCCAATCCCTTCTCCCAACAACAGCCTCATCCAAATCCAAACTCCCGATCAATCGAAAACCACGGAAACGAACAGCTCTCGTAAACTTCCTCTTCACCAACTTCTTCCTCGTCGCTCTCGCCGTctccctcctcttcctcctcctcacgCTCTTCCACTTCGGCGTCCCGAAACCGATCTCCTCCCGCttcctctcctcctcctcctcttccagaTCCAACCGATTCGCAAAGCCGCGGAAGAGTATCACCAACCGAAGGCACGTAAACAATTCACTCTCCGTCGCCGCCGTGGTGGATATCACTACCAAGGATCTGTACGATAGGATCGAGTTCAAGGACGTAGACGGAGGTCCGTGGAAGCAAGGGTGGCAAGTGACGTATAAAGGAGACGAGTGGGAGAAGGAGAAGCTGAAGATCTTCGTGGTGCCTCACTCTCATAACGATCCTGGGTGGAAGCTGACGGTGGAAGAGTACTATCAGTTACAGTCGAGGCATATTCTCGACACCATCGTCGAGACTTTATCCAAG GATTCTAGAAGGAAGTTTATATGGGAGGAGATGTCGTATCTGGAGAGATGGTGGAGAGACGCTTCGCCGGGTAAGCAGGAGGCTTTGAGTAGTTTGGTTAAGAACGGGCAGTTAGAGATCGTTGGAGGTGGTTGGGTGATGAATGATGAG GCTAATTCACATTATTTTGCTATAATTGAACAG ATCGCAGAGGGTAATATGTGGCTGAACGACACAATTGGGGTCATTCCTAAGAACTCATGGGCTATAGATCCCTTTGGCTATTCGTCAACTATGGCTTATCTCCTCCGGCGTATGGGTTTTGAAAACATGCTTATTCAGAGGACTCATTACGAGCTCAAGAAAGAGCTTGCCCTGAATAAGAATCTGGAATATATTTGGCGTCAGAGTTGGGATACCATGGAGACAACAGATATTTTTGTTCACATGATGCCTTTCTATTCATACGATATCCCACACACTTGTGGTCCAGAGCCTGCAATTTGCTGTCAGTTTGATTTTGCTCGGAAGCGGGGATTCAAATATGAACTTTGTCCATGGGGAAAGCACCCAGTGGAGACCACACAAGACAATGTGCAGGAGAGGGCATCAAAGCTTCTGGATCAGTACAGGAAAAAATCCACCCTTTATAGAACCAATACCCTTCTTATACCTCTTGGAGATGATTTTCGTTACATCAGTATGGATGAAGCCGAGGCTCAGTTTCGTAACTACCAGATGTTGTTTGATCACATCAACTCTGATCCTAGTCTAAACACAGAGGCAAAGTTTGGCACTCTGGATGATTATTTCAGAACGCTTCGACAAGAAGCTGATAGAGTAAATTATTCTCGTCCCGGTGAGGTTGGCTCTGGTCAGGTTGTTGGTTTCCCTTCTCTCTCAGGTGACTTCTTTACATATGCAGATAGGCAACAAGACTATTGGAGTGGCTATTATGTTTCAAGGCCTTTCTTCAAAGCTGTTGATCGTGTGCTTGAGCATACCCTTCGTGGAGCTGAGATCATGATGTCGTTTCTGTTAGGTTATTGCCATCGAGTTCAGTGTGAGAAATTTCCGACAAGTTTTGCGTATAAGTTAACTGCTGCTAGAAGGAATCTAGCTCTTTTCCAGCACCATGATGGGGTAACTGGAACTGCTAAGGATCATGTGGTACAAGATTACGGCTCCCGGATGCATACTTCATTGCAAGACCTTCAGATCTTTATGTCTAAAGCAATCGAAGTTCTCCTTGGGATCCGCCAAGGGAAAGACAAATCTGATCAGTCCCCATCATTCTTCGAGGCAGAGCAAGTGCGATCCAAGTATGATGCTCAGCCGGTTCACAAGCCAATTGCTGCGCGTGAAGGAAACGTACACGCAGTTATACTCTTCAATCCATCGGAACAGACGAGAGAGGAGGTAGTGAATGTAGTTGTCAACCGTGCTGAAATCTCGGTTCTGGACTCAAACTGGACTTGTGTCCCTAGCCAGATTTCTCCTGAAGTGCAGCATGACAAAACCAAACTGTTCACCGGCAGACATCGCCTTTACTGGAAAGCTTCCATTCCAGCTCTTGGTCTGAGAACGTATTACATTGCTAATGGCAATGTTGAATGCGAGAAAGCTACACAGTCTAAACTCAAATACGCTTCTGAGTTCGACCCATTTCCTTGTCCCCCTCCATATTCCTGCTCAAAACTTGACAGCGATGTGACTGAGATCCGAAACGAACATCAGACTCTTGTGTTTGATGTTAAGAACGGCTTACTTCAGAAGATAGTTCATAGCAATGGACCAGAGACTGTCGTGAGAGAAGAGATTGGTATGTACTATAGTCCTGATAGTGGAGCTTACCTATTCAAACCAAAAGGTGAAGCTCAACCGATTGTTAAATCCGGTGGACATCTAGTCATCTCCGAGGGACTACTAGCCCAAGAAGTCTTCTCGTACCCTAAAACCAGATGGGAGAAATCTCCCATCTCTCACAGCACAAGAGTATACACTGGAGGCAACACGCTTCAGGATCTAGTGGTTGAGATGGAGTATCATGTTGAGCTACTCGGAGAAGACTTCAATGACCAGGAACTAATTGTCCGGTACAAGACTGATATCGACAACAAAAAGGTCTTCTACTCTGATCTCAACGgtttccaaatgagcaggaggGAAACGTATGATAAGATACCCCTTCAAGGAAACTACTACCCAATGCCATCTCTCGCATTCATCCAAGGATCCAGCGGTCAGAGATTCTCTGTACACTCTCGCCAATCTCTTGGCGTTGCAAGTCTTGCAGATGGTTGGTTGGAGATTATGCTGGACAGACGCTTGGTCCGTGACGATGGGCGTGGTCTCGGGCAAGGCGTGATGGATAACCGCGCAATGACTGTTGTTTTCAACCTTCTTGTGGACTTCAACATCTCTCAGGCGGACTCTGTTTCTAACCCTTCCCTTCTCTCTCACCTCGTAGGTGCTCACTTGAACTATCCCATAAACACATTCATTGCCAAGAAACCGCAAGACATATCAGTGCGTGTTCCGCAATACGGGTCATTTGCTCCTTTAGCCAAACCATTACCGTGTGACCTACACGTCGTGAATTTCAAGGTTCCACGTCCATCAAAATACTCTCTGCCATTGGAAGATGACAACCCAAGGTTCGCCATTATCCTCAACCGACGAGCTTATGACAAAGCTAATTGCCATAAAGGAAGAAGAGCAAACTGCACAAGCGTGGCTGATGAACCAGTGAACTTCTCCGACATGTTCAAAGATCTTGCAGCTACAAAGGTGAAACCAACTTCGTTGAATCTTTTGCAAGAAGACATGGAGAGTCTCGGATACGATGATCAAGAACCACCCCGAGATGGTTCACAAGGACGTGTCTCGATCTCTCCCATGGAAATACAAGCTTACAAGCTTGAGCTACGACCtcacaagtaa